One Thioclava electrotropha DNA segment encodes these proteins:
- a CDS encoding glycosyltransferase family 2 protein — MGLREIARLRRKRRIRQIRAFRKSRELSLYSDRTGDIRPEDILVFVTARNERIRLPYFLRYYREMGVGHFLFVDNGSDDGSAEYLAQQEDCSVWHTDASYKASNFGIDWMNWLLRKYGTGHWTLTLDPDEFFVYPFCDTRPIQALTDWLDTYGIRSFPAMLLDMYPKGPIDAQPYREGQNPFDLACWFDAGNYMISRNSETNNLWIQGGPRARIFFPDAPKKAPSLNKIPLVKWERGNVYISSTHALLPRGLNQVYDTIGGEMVSGCLLHAKFLSPLADKVDEELERKQHYAGSREYHAYARTISKEPDLWCKWSEKYINWRQLEILGLMSKGNWA, encoded by the coding sequence TTGGGACTGAGAGAGATCGCCAGGCTGCGCCGTAAACGCAGAATTCGGCAGATTCGGGCTTTCCGCAAAAGCCGCGAACTCTCTCTCTATTCCGATCGCACCGGCGACATCCGCCCCGAGGATATCCTCGTCTTCGTCACCGCCCGCAACGAACGCATCCGCCTGCCCTATTTCCTGCGCTACTACCGCGAGATGGGCGTCGGGCACTTCCTGTTTGTCGACAATGGCAGCGACGATGGCAGCGCCGAGTATCTCGCCCAGCAGGAGGACTGCTCGGTCTGGCACACGGACGCCTCCTACAAGGCGTCGAATTTCGGCATCGACTGGATGAACTGGCTGCTGCGCAAATACGGCACCGGGCATTGGACGCTGACGCTCGATCCGGACGAGTTCTTCGTCTACCCGTTCTGCGATACGCGGCCCATTCAGGCGCTGACCGACTGGCTCGACACCTATGGCATCCGGTCTTTTCCGGCGATGCTGCTGGATATGTATCCGAAAGGGCCGATCGACGCGCAGCCTTATCGCGAGGGGCAGAATCCGTTCGATCTGGCCTGCTGGTTCGATGCGGGCAATTACATGATCTCGCGGAATTCCGAGACCAACAATCTGTGGATTCAAGGCGGGCCCCGGGCGCGCATCTTCTTTCCCGACGCGCCGAAGAAGGCCCCCTCGCTCAACAAGATTCCGCTCGTCAAATGGGAGCGCGGGAACGTCTATATCTCGTCGACCCATGCGTTGCTGCCACGTGGCCTGAATCAGGTCTACGACACGATCGGCGGCGAGATGGTCTCGGGCTGCCTGCTGCATGCGAAGTTCCTCTCGCCCCTCGCCGACAAGGTCGATGAAGAGCTGGAACGCAAACAGCATTACGCGGGATCGCGCGAATATCACGCCTATGCCCGCACGATCTCAAAAGAGCCCGATTTGTGGTGCAAATGGTCTGAGAAATATATCAACTGGCGCCAGCTCGAGATCCTCGGGCTGATGTCGAAGGGCAATTGGGCGTGA
- a CDS encoding glycosyltransferase family 2 protein, with protein MPSRRELWEGYRLRLKRKHFLWRALRKRHQLDPVTNRTGKIKPGAILAFAVMRNEARRLPFFLKHYRKLGVDHFLIVDNGSTDDTAALLAEARDVSLWQTSDSYRASRFGLDWVTWLMLRYGHDHWCLTVDADELLIYPYHDSRPLPALTDWLDRSEQCSFPAMMLDLYPKGPLGAQRYEAGQDPRKILSWFDAGNYMITQQAQTDALWIQGGPRARAFFPDSPRQSPTLSKIPLVRWHRRWAYLNSTHALLPRHLNQTYDSDGGEAISGLLLHTKFLDEIVDKSKEEKSRGEHFGQPAEFDQYYDALAADPELWTPHSTRLGDWRQLEAQGLMSRGGWM; from the coding sequence ATGCCGTCGCGCCGTGAGCTTTGGGAGGGCTACAGGCTGCGCCTCAAGCGCAAGCATTTCCTGTGGCGCGCCCTGCGCAAACGGCACCAGCTCGACCCCGTCACCAACCGCACGGGCAAGATAAAGCCCGGCGCGATCCTCGCCTTCGCGGTGATGCGCAACGAGGCGCGGCGGCTGCCGTTTTTCCTCAAGCATTACCGCAAGCTCGGCGTGGATCACTTCCTGATCGTCGACAATGGCAGCACGGATGACACCGCCGCGCTGTTGGCGGAGGCGCGCGACGTGTCACTTTGGCAGACGTCGGACAGCTACCGGGCGTCGCGCTTCGGGCTCGATTGGGTGACTTGGCTGATGCTGCGCTACGGCCACGATCACTGGTGCCTCACCGTCGATGCGGATGAGCTGCTGATCTACCCCTATCACGACAGCCGTCCCCTGCCCGCGCTGACCGACTGGCTCGACCGGTCGGAGCAATGCAGTTTCCCGGCCATGATGCTCGACCTCTACCCGAAAGGGCCGCTTGGCGCGCAGCGCTACGAGGCGGGGCAGGATCCGCGCAAGATCCTGAGCTGGTTCGACGCCGGGAATTACATGATCACCCAGCAGGCGCAGACCGACGCGCTGTGGATCCAAGGCGGGCCACGGGCGCGGGCGTTTTTCCCCGACAGTCCGCGCCAATCGCCGACCCTGTCGAAGATCCCGCTGGTGCGCTGGCACAGGCGGTGGGCTTATCTGAACTCGACCCATGCGCTGCTGCCGCGCCACCTGAACCAGACCTACGACTCGGACGGCGGCGAGGCGATTTCGGGGCTGCTGCTGCACACGAAGTTTCTCGACGAGATCGTGGACAAGTCGAAAGAGGAGAAATCGCGCGGCGAGCATTTCGGCCAGCCCGCGGAATTCGACCAGTATTACGACGCGCTGGCCGCCGATCCAGAGCTCTGGACGCCGCACTCGACGCGGCTCGGCGACTGGCGACAACTGGAGGCGCAGGGGCTGATGTCGCGCGGCGGCTGGATGTGA
- the galE gene encoding UDP-glucose 4-epimerase GalE — protein MQQHVLVTGGAGYIGSHACKALAAAGYVPVCFDNFSTGWKEAVKFGPAEEGDLADRARLDEVFAKYQPIAVMHFAALSLVGESMQNPSKYWRTNVNCALNLIEAAVEAGCRNFVFSSTCATYGDQDGVVLNEDTEQRPINAYGGSKRAIEDMLRDFGASHGLNSVIFRYFNVAGADPDAEVGEQHIPETHLIPLMLDAIAGKRPALTVFGSDYATRDGTCIRDYVHVSDLVDAHVLGLKWLEDGKPSRVFCLGSGNGFSVREVIDASRAVTNQDVPIVEGDRRPGDAAALVSGSKRATEELGWQPKRSDLSTMISDAWRWHQAAEYEY, from the coding sequence ATGCAGCAACATGTGTTGGTAACAGGTGGTGCGGGCTATATCGGCTCGCACGCCTGCAAAGCGCTGGCCGCGGCGGGCTATGTCCCGGTCTGCTTCGACAATTTCTCCACCGGCTGGAAAGAGGCGGTGAAGTTCGGCCCGGCCGAGGAGGGCGATCTTGCCGATCGTGCCCGCCTCGACGAGGTCTTCGCGAAATATCAGCCCATCGCGGTGATGCATTTCGCGGCGCTGAGCCTTGTAGGCGAGTCGATGCAGAACCCGTCGAAATACTGGCGCACCAACGTGAATTGCGCGCTGAACCTGATTGAGGCGGCCGTCGAAGCAGGCTGCCGCAACTTCGTCTTCTCCTCGACCTGCGCGACCTATGGCGATCAGGACGGGGTGGTGCTGAACGAAGACACCGAACAGCGCCCGATCAATGCCTATGGCGGCTCGAAGCGGGCCATCGAAGACATGCTGCGCGATTTCGGCGCGAGCCACGGGCTGAACTCGGTGATCTTCCGCTATTTCAACGTGGCGGGCGCCGATCCCGATGCTGAGGTCGGCGAGCAGCACATCCCCGAGACGCACCTCATTCCGCTGATGCTGGATGCCATCGCGGGCAAACGCCCGGCGCTCACCGTGTTCGGTTCGGATTACGCGACGCGCGACGGCACCTGCATTCGCGATTACGTCCATGTCTCCGATCTGGTCGATGCGCATGTTCTGGGTCTGAAATGGCTCGAGGACGGCAAGCCGTCGCGGGTCTTCTGCCTTGGCTCGGGCAACGGGTTCTCGGTACGCGAAGTGATCGACGCCTCGCGCGCGGTGACCAATCAAGACGTCCCGATTGTCGAAGGCGACCGTCGTCCCGGTGATGCCGCCGCGCTGGTGTCGGGCTCGAAACGGGCGACCGAGGAGCTTGGCTGGCAGCCGAAACGGTCGGACCTTTCCACCATGATTTCCGATGCATGGCGTTGGCATCAGGCGGCAGAGTATGAATACTGA
- the galU gene encoding UTP--glucose-1-phosphate uridylyltransferase GalU, with product MKSKVTKAIFPVAGLGTRFLPATKSIPKEILTLVDRPLIQYAIDEARAAGIEEFIFVTSRGKSALEDYFDNAPELESALAQKGKTEILDELQQTNMDSGAIAYVRQNQPLGLGHAVWCARRLVHDEAFAVILTDDVIAADKPCLQQMMEAYNETGGNYVAAMEVPADKTASYGVLDVAPGDGPRLQVNGMVEKPKPEDAPSNLAVIGRYILTPRIMWNLDARKAGAGGEIQLTDAIAQEIHGGNSVYGYRFDGQRYDCGSKAGFLQATVAFGLQRPDLKDEFGEYLSDLSAMRQAAE from the coding sequence ATGAAAAGCAAGGTGACGAAGGCGATCTTCCCGGTGGCCGGCCTCGGAACCCGCTTCCTCCCCGCGACGAAGTCGATCCCGAAAGAGATCCTCACGTTGGTGGACCGCCCGCTTATCCAATACGCCATTGACGAGGCGCGTGCGGCCGGTATCGAGGAGTTCATCTTCGTCACCTCGCGCGGCAAATCGGCACTTGAGGATTATTTCGACAACGCCCCCGAACTGGAAAGCGCATTGGCGCAGAAGGGCAAGACCGAAATCCTCGACGAGCTGCAGCAGACAAATATGGACAGCGGCGCGATCGCCTATGTCCGTCAGAACCAGCCGCTGGGTCTGGGCCACGCAGTCTGGTGTGCGCGTCGTCTGGTGCATGACGAGGCCTTCGCCGTGATCCTGACCGATGACGTCATCGCCGCCGACAAGCCCTGTCTGCAGCAGATGATGGAAGCCTATAACGAGACCGGCGGGAACTATGTCGCGGCGATGGAAGTGCCCGCCGACAAGACCGCGTCCTACGGGGTTCTGGATGTCGCCCCGGGCGACGGCCCGCGCCTGCAGGTCAACGGCATGGTCGAAAAGCCCAAGCCCGAGGATGCCCCCTCGAACCTCGCGGTGATCGGGCGCTACATCCTCACTCCGCGCATCATGTGGAACCTCGATGCGCGCAAGGCGGGTGCTGGCGGTGAGATTCAGCTGACCGACGCGATCGCGCAGGAAATCCATGGCGGCAACTCGGTCTATGGCTATCGCTTCGACGGTCAGCGTTACGATTGCGGCTCGAAAGCAGGCTTCCTGCAGGCGACGGTGGCTTTCGGCCTCCAGCGTCCCGATCTGAAGGACGAGTTCGGCGAGTATCTCTCCGATCTTTCCGCGATGCGGCAGGCGGCTGAGTAA
- the kdsB gene encoding 3-deoxy-manno-octulosonate cytidylyltransferase — MSVLIVIPARYASSRYPGKPLVELTGATGEKKTLIQRSWEAASQVGGVDRVVVATDDDRIREACEAFGAEVVMTSESCRNGTERCAEAAATLGVGFDIVVNLQGDAPLTPAWFIEDLVAGLRANDWAELATPVLRCEGATLNSLLEDRQNGRVGGTTAVFGAGNRGLYFSKEVIPFTSETYADEASTPVFHHVGVYAYRPDTLAAYASWPIGPLETLEGLEQLRFLENGRAVLCTEVESRGRQFWELNNPSDVARIESMMLQMQLP; from the coding sequence ATGTCGGTCCTGATCGTCATCCCGGCGCGCTACGCGTCGAGCCGCTATCCCGGCAAACCGCTGGTCGAACTGACCGGCGCCACGGGCGAGAAAAAGACCCTGATCCAGCGTAGCTGGGAGGCGGCTTCGCAGGTCGGCGGCGTCGACCGGGTTGTGGTGGCCACAGATGACGACCGCATTCGCGAGGCCTGCGAAGCCTTCGGCGCCGAGGTGGTGATGACCTCCGAGAGCTGCCGCAACGGGACCGAGCGCTGCGCGGAAGCGGCGGCGACCCTTGGCGTCGGTTTCGACATCGTCGTGAACCTTCAGGGCGACGCGCCGCTTACGCCCGCGTGGTTCATCGAAGACCTCGTGGCGGGCCTGCGCGCTAATGACTGGGCCGAGCTTGCGACTCCGGTGCTGCGCTGCGAAGGCGCGACGCTCAACAGCCTGCTGGAAGATCGCCAGAACGGTCGCGTCGGCGGCACGACGGCGGTGTTCGGTGCCGGTAATCGCGGGCTCTATTTCTCGAAAGAGGTTATTCCCTTCACCTCCGAGACTTACGCGGACGAAGCCTCCACGCCGGTGTTCCACCATGTGGGCGTCTATGCCTACCGGCCTGACACGCTGGCGGCCTATGCGAGCTGGCCGATCGGGCCTCTGGAGACCCTCGAAGGTCTGGAGCAGCTGCGCTTTCTGGAGAACGGTCGCGCGGTGCTCTGCACAGAGGTCGAGTCGCGCGGACGGCAGTTCTGGGAACTCAACAATCCGTCAGATGTGGCCCGGATCGAATCCATGATGCTGCAGATGCAGCTTCCCTGA
- the cysQ gene encoding 3'(2'),5'-bisphosphate nucleotidase CysQ codes for MDFEHLMRVMRRLALEAGDKIMEIYDSPDFEVKSKSDNSPVTEADEAADALISAGLRAEFPDMPLVTEEQAASHSQEVSTFLIVDPLDGTKEFVKRRGDFTVNIAYVENGKPVRGVVYAPAKGRLFYTLAEGRAVEEDGPFDKERPGKQHPITVSMPDNRGLMVVASKSHRDQATDDYIGKYAVKDMASAGSSLKFCLVATGEADLYPRLGRTMEWDTAAGDAVLRGAGGEMIRFDDHAPFTYGKPGFENPFFIAYAPGVLLVK; via the coding sequence ATGGATTTCGAACATCTGATGCGAGTGATGCGGCGGCTGGCGCTCGAAGCAGGCGACAAGATCATGGAGATCTACGACTCGCCCGATTTCGAGGTGAAGTCGAAGTCGGATAACTCGCCGGTGACCGAGGCCGACGAGGCCGCCGACGCGCTGATTTCCGCGGGGCTGCGCGCCGAATTCCCCGATATGCCGCTCGTCACCGAAGAGCAGGCCGCGAGCCATTCGCAGGAGGTATCGACCTTCCTGATCGTCGATCCGCTCGATGGCACGAAGGAATTCGTCAAGCGCCGCGGCGATTTCACGGTGAACATCGCCTATGTCGAGAACGGCAAGCCCGTGCGCGGCGTGGTCTACGCCCCCGCCAAGGGACGTCTGTTCTACACGCTGGCCGAGGGCCGTGCGGTCGAAGAGGACGGCCCCTTCGACAAGGAACGCCCCGGCAAGCAGCATCCGATCACCGTTTCGATGCCCGACAATCGCGGCCTGATGGTGGTCGCGTCGAAATCGCACCGCGATCAGGCGACCGACGATTACATTGGCAAATACGCAGTGAAGGACATGGCCTCGGCCGGGTCGTCGCTGAAATTCTGCCTTGTCGCGACGGGCGAGGCCGATCTCTATCCGCGCCTCGGTCGCACGATGGAATGGGACACGGCGGCCGGTGACGCGGTTCTGCGTGGCGCGGGCGGCGAGATGATCCGCTTCGACGATCACGCGCCCTTCACCTATGGCAAGCCGGGCTTCGAGAACCCGTTCTTCATCGCCTATGCCCCCGGCGTTCTCTTGGTGAAGTAA
- a CDS encoding ABC transporter permease: MFRPETKSTKLGTTFSLLELIYHATVRNLRKNHGNALIGLLLNMFQTMLLVISFYIMFSVLGMRSSSVRGDFLLYIMTGIFLYMTHTKTLGAVFGSEGPTSAMMKHAPMTTAISIASAALSALYIQVLSMVTVLYIYHAAFKPIEIYDWVGAFAMVLLAWFTGLAVGVVLLAAKPWAPEVVSVIQQVYTRANMIASGKMFLANNLPHKMLILFNWNPLFHTIDQARGYTFINYNPHFSNWEYPLYVGLAILMIGLLGEFYTRQYASLSWGARR; the protein is encoded by the coding sequence ATGTTCAGACCAGAGACGAAATCGACCAAGCTCGGCACGACCTTCAGCCTGCTGGAGCTGATCTATCACGCCACCGTGCGCAATCTGCGCAAGAACCACGGGAACGCGCTGATCGGTCTGCTGCTGAACATGTTTCAGACGATGCTTTTGGTCATCTCTTTCTACATCATGTTCAGCGTGCTCGGGATGCGGTCGAGCTCGGTGCGGGGCGATTTCCTGCTCTACATCATGACGGGTATCTTTCTCTATATGACCCACACCAAGACCCTCGGCGCGGTCTTCGGGTCGGAAGGGCCCACTTCGGCGATGATGAAACACGCGCCGATGACCACGGCGATATCGATCGCGTCGGCGGCGCTGAGCGCGCTTTATATTCAGGTGCTGTCGATGGTGACGGTGCTCTACATCTACCACGCGGCCTTCAAACCGATCGAGATCTACGACTGGGTCGGCGCGTTCGCGATGGTGCTGCTGGCTTGGTTTACGGGGCTCGCGGTCGGTGTCGTGCTGCTTGCGGCGAAGCCCTGGGCGCCCGAAGTAGTAAGCGTGATCCAGCAGGTCTATACCCGCGCCAACATGATCGCCTCGGGCAAGATGTTCCTCGCCAACAATCTGCCGCACAAGATGCTGATCCTGTTCAACTGGAACCCGCTGTTTCACACGATCGATCAGGCGCGGGGCTACACCTTCATCAACTACAATCCGCATTTCTCGAACTGGGAATACCCGCTCTATGTCGGGCTTGCGATCCTGATGATCGGCCTTCTGGGCGAGTTCTACACGCGGCAATACGCGTCGCTTAGCTGGGGTGCGCGGCGCTAA
- a CDS encoding LacI family DNA-binding transcriptional regulator — MTVSRVLRNRGDVSDATREKVLQAAKALGYVPNKIAGALASQRVNLVAVIIPSLSNLVFPKVLSSVSDELEDTGLQPVVGVTNYSPEKEEQVLYEMLSWRPSGVIIAGVEHTPASRAMLQNAGIPVVEIMDVDGEGIDSVVGISHRRAGLHMAEAIIAAGYRKIGFLGTKMPEDHRARKRLEGFKEGLAKAGIELADTEFYAGGSALAKGREMTETMLKRSPDLDFLYYSNDMIGAGGLLWCLDNGIDVPNKMGLAGFNGLELLDGLSVRLATMNACRAEIGRKAAQIISGRSQSGMIGGEVIELEPTLDPGDTIRKR; from the coding sequence ATGACCGTCAGCCGCGTGCTGCGCAATCGCGGCGATGTCTCTGATGCGACACGGGAAAAAGTCCTGCAAGCCGCGAAAGCGCTTGGCTATGTGCCCAACAAGATCGCGGGCGCGCTGGCCTCGCAGCGGGTGAACCTCGTGGCCGTGATCATCCCGTCGCTGTCGAACCTCGTCTTTCCGAAAGTGCTGTCGAGCGTGTCCGACGAGCTCGAAGATACCGGGCTGCAACCGGTCGTCGGGGTGACGAATTACTCGCCCGAGAAGGAAGAGCAGGTTCTGTATGAGATGCTCTCGTGGCGCCCCTCGGGGGTGATTATCGCGGGGGTCGAACACACGCCCGCCTCGCGCGCGATGCTGCAGAATGCGGGCATTCCGGTGGTCGAGATCATGGATGTCGATGGCGAGGGGATCGACTCGGTCGTGGGTATTTCGCATCGCCGCGCCGGGCTGCATATGGCCGAGGCGATCATCGCCGCAGGCTATCGCAAGATCGGGTTCCTCGGCACGAAAATGCCCGAGGATCATCGGGCGCGCAAACGGCTCGAAGGGTTCAAGGAAGGGCTCGCCAAGGCGGGGATCGAACTGGCGGACACCGAGTTCTACGCGGGCGGTTCTGCGCTCGCGAAAGGGCGCGAGATGACGGAGACGATGCTCAAGCGCTCGCCCGATCTCGATTTCCTCTATTACTCCAACGACATGATCGGCGCGGGCGGTCTGCTCTGGTGCCTCGATAACGGCATCGACGTGCCGAACAAGATGGGTCTGGCCGGGTTCAACGGGCTGGAACTGCTCGACGGGCTGTCGGTGCGACTCGCCACGATGAATGCCTGCCGGGCTGAAATCGGTCGCAAGGCGGCGCAGATCATTTCGGGGCGCTCGCAAAGCGGGATGATCGGCGGCGAAGTGATCGAGCTGGAGCCGACCCTCGATCCGGGCGACACGATCCGCAAACGTTGA